One Calditrichota bacterium genomic window, CCGGGAAGGCTGCCAAAACGTTGTCTGTCTCGGCGATGTTGTCGGCTATGGCGCAAGTCCCATCCAATGCCTCGATCTTCTTGAAGAAAAAGGCATCCCGGTTATTTTAGGCAATCACGATGCCGCCGCCGCCGGACGCCTTAGTCTCGACTACCTTAACGAGCATGCCCGAACAGCGATCGAGTGGACGATTCATGAGATCGGTCCGGCTCGCCGGGAGCGGCTCGCCCGGTTGCCGGCAACTCTCGAAAGGGAGGGTATGCTCTTTGTTCACGCTTCCCCCTTTGAACCGCTCAACTGGCATTATATCTTTAACCAGTCTGAAGCCCGCGTCGCTTTCCGCGAGTTCGTCCAGCCTGTCTGTTTTGTCGGACACACCCATTTCCCCGTCAGTTTCCAGAATCCGTCGGACGGCCGGCGTCTCATCAACGTCGGCTCGGTCGGACAGCCGCGCGACCGCGATAACCGGGCTTGCTACGGTATCTTCGATACAACAACCGCGACTTTTCGCTGGGAACGTGTCGAATACGACATCGGAACGGCTGTCAGGGCAATAATCCAGGCTGAACTGCCTCGCTATCTGGCTGATCGGCTCCGGATGGGAGTATGATTCATTATTACCGGGACGTTGTCCTTTCAACTTTATTGTCGAAACCAGTTAAAAAATCAGGCCGCTTGCTCTCTTCTCTACTTACTCACGTGACCGCTGAATGCTGACCGGCATCTTCTCATCCCTCTTCGGTTCCAAGTACGACCGGCAGTTGAAGAAGATCTGGCCGATGGTGGCGGACATCAACCGCCACTTCGAGCACTTCCGGACGACGCTTTCCGATGACGATCTGCCGCGCCGGACTGAGGAGTTTCAGCAGCGCATTAAGGCGGGCGAGACTTCCGACGACCTCCTCCCTGAGGCGTTCGCTCTCGTGAAGGACGCCTGCCGGCGCGCCCTCGGGCGGCAATGGCTCGTCGTCGGTCAGCCGGTCGTTTGGGATATGGTGCCTTACGATGTCCAGTTGATCGGTGGAATCGTCCTCCACGAGGGCAAAATCTCCGAGATGGCGACCGGTGAAGGCAAGACCCTCGTCGCGACGATGCCGCTCTATCTGAACGCCCTTGAAGGCAGGGGCGCGCACCTGATCACGGTCAACGACTACCTCGCCCAGCGCGACTCAGACTGGATGGGCGGGATATTCCAGATGCTCGGGCTTTCGGTCGGCTGCATCCTGAACTCGATGAACTCCGCTCAGCGCAGAGCAGCCTACGCGTGCGATATCACCTATGGCACCAACAACGAGTTCGGCTTCGACTACCTGCGCGACAATATGGCAATAGCGGTCGAAGACATCGTCCAGCGAGGCCATCACTACTCAATCGTCGATGAGGTGGACTCAGTCCTGGTCGACGAAGCCCGGACGCCGCTCATCATTGCCGGTCCGGTTCGTCAGTCCACTCAACTCTACGAGCAATTGAAGCCGTCGGTTGAACGGCTGGTCCGGGCTCAGCGCGACCGCATCAGCGAGATTGTATCCGAAGCCGAGAAATTGCTCGCGAGCGACAAGGACGAAGACCAGTATGAACTGGGCCGCCTCGTCCTGAAGGCTTACCGCGCCCAACCGAAGCATAAGCGCCTCACCAAACTGACCGCCGAAGAGGGCGTCAAGGCTCTGATGCGTTCGGTAGAAAACGACTACCTGCGCGATAAAGTTCTCCACGAACTCGACGAAGAACTGCTCTTCGTCATCGACGAAAAGCAGCACACCATCGACCTGACCGATGAAGGCCGCCAGTTGCTCGCCTCCTACGAAGGTTCTGACGCCGACCTCTTTCTGCTGCCCGACCTCGCCGAAGAAATCCACGCCATCGAGAGCCGTGACGACCTCGAACCTGCCGAGCGTGAAAGGCAGCGTGACGAACTGAACGCCTCCTATGCCGTGAAAGCGGAGCGGATCCAAAACATCAGCCAGTTGCTCCGGGCCTATTCACTCTACGAAAAGGATGTCGAATACGTTGTCCAGGATGGCAAGGTCTTGATCGTCGATGAGTTCACCGGACGGCTGATGCCGGGCCGTAGATATTCGGACGGTCTGCATCAAGCCATCGAAGCCAAGGAAGGCGTCAAGATCGAGGGCGAGACCCAGACCATCGCCACCATCACCCTGCAGAATTACTTTCGCCTCTACGGCAAACTGGCTGGAATGACCGGCACCGCAGAGACTGAGGAAGGCGAGTTCTGGGACATCTATAAACTCGAAGTGGTCGTCATCCCGACCAATGAGAAGGTGCGGCGGGTCGATCAGGACGACGTCATTTTCAAGACCAAGCGCGAGAAGTTCAACGCCATCATCGAGGAGATTAAAGCCCTCCACGACGATGGCCTTCCAGTGCTGGTCGGAACAACGTCGGTCGATGTCTCCGAAACGCTCTCGCGGATGCTTCGTCGTCAGGGCATTCCGCATGACGTCCTGAACGCCAAACAGCATCAGCGCGAAGCCGAGATCGTAAAAAATGCGGGACAGCCCGGTGCAGTGACGATTGCCACAAATATGGCCGGACGGGGAACCGATATTAAATTAGGTGCCGGGGTGGTCCGCTTACCCGAGGGTAACGCGAGTCGCGACGCCGCTGAAGGCGGCTTGCAGATCATCGGCACCGAACGCCATGAATCGCGCCGGATCGACCGCCAGTTGCGAGGCCGCGCTGGACGCCAGGGCGATCCGGGGGCGTCGATCTTTTTCCTTTCGCTCGAAGACGACCTGATGCGCTTGTTCGGATCCGAACGTATCGCGGGCATTATGGACCGCCTCGGCGTAAAGGAAGGCGAAGTGATCACCCACCCGATGATCACCCGCTCCATAGAGAAGGCGCAAAAGCGGGTCGAAGCCTATCACTTCGGCATCCGCAAGCATCTCCTCGAATACGACGACGTGATGAACCAGCAGCGCGAAGTGATCTACGGACGCCGGCGGTCGCTGCTGTTCGATCCCGACATTCGGAATGTCATTTCGGATCTGGTTTCCGAGCATCTCGAGGCGATGTTCGAAGAATGCGCCAATCCCCGCGAAACGCCGGACCTTTGGAATCAGGAGGAACTTCACCACCGCCTCCGGCGTAATTTACAACTGGAGACCCCGCCGCAGAGCGAGTGGGGGAGATTCACCAAGCCGGCCGACTGGGTCGAGTATCTGACCGAAAGGGCGCTCCAGGCCTTCGACCGAAGGCGCGACCTCTATGGAAGAGAGCGGTTTGAGCCGTTCGTCAGGTGGGTGGCGCTGCGGACGGTCGATGAGAAATGGAAAGATCATCTCTATGATATGGATCGCCTTAAAGAGGGCGTCGGCCTGAGGGCTTACGGACAGCGCGATCCACTTATCGAATACAAGAAAGAGGGCTTCGAACTCTTTGCCGCGCTCCTCGAGTCGATCAACGAGGAGACGCTTCGTATTGTTTATAATGCCGTCATCCAGGAACCGGCTGCCGTCCGGCCGGTCGCACCGACGCGGGTTTCCTACCTGAAGCCTGAAGCGGTTGCAGCGCCGGTTGGAGGCGCGGGAGAAACGGATGACGACGGAGAAGGCGAACCGGTTGCCGCCGGTCCGGCCCGAAGACCTCTGCCCCGCCGCGAACCGGTGCGGGTAGTCGCTACGGTCGGCCGCAACGACCCCTGCCCCTGTGGCAGCGGGAAGAAGTTCAAAAAGTGTCACGGTGCCTGATCTCTCATCTTCACTAAGGGACAGGATGGAACGTCATATCGTCGAAATACTCGTTATCCTCATGCGCGAATACCCGGAAGGCGCTATTCGCCCCGAGGAGTTTGAACCCTTGGCCAACAACCTCATCGGCCTCGGATATACCCAAAATGAAATCGAATCGGCGCTCTTCTGGTTCTACAATCGTCAGGAAGTGAACCGCTCGACGCCGACCCAGGCCCATGGCCTAATGCCTGGTGCTGTGCGAATGCTGCACGAGGTCGAACGTTCGGTGATCACTCCCAAAGCTTACGGCTATCTCATCGAACTGAACCAACTGGGGCTGATCACTCTCGAGGAAATGGATTCCATCATCGAGCGCTCGGTTGTAATGGGTGGGCGCAAGGTCGATATCGATGACATGAAGATGTTCATAGCGGCACAGATTCTCGACCGCAGCAACGAAGCCGGATTCGTTGCACCGGGCAATTTCGCCAAAAACCCAACCGAAACCGTGCATTGAGTCCTGCCGGATCGCCGAAGAGCAAAGCCTCCCGAACCACATCGGGCCGCAGTCGCAACTCAGCCGGCCCTGCTTCAACTTCGACTCCGCCGTCGCGCCGCCCGGCTGCAACCCGGGACGGAGCGCTCGTCATTGTCGAATCGCCGACCAAGGCGCGCACGCTGACTCGCTACCTGGGGTCCGGTTATACCGTCCTAGCCAGCGGCGGGCACGTTAGAGACCTCCCGGAACGGGAGATCGGTGTCGATATCGCGCGCGGCTTCGAGCCGAAGTATGTCGAACTGCCCGACCGTGCCAAGATCGTCGGGACGCTGCGAAAAGCCGCACGGGAAGCCAAACAGATCCTGCTCGCCACCGACCCCGATCGCGAAGGCGAGGCTATAGCCTGGCACCTCTCAGAGTTGATCGGAAGGCCCCTGTCCGACTTCGGCAGAGTGCAGTTTCACGAGATTACCCGCCATGCCGTCGAAGAGGCTATAAATCACCCCGGTGCTATCGATATGCAAAAAGTCGATGCGCAGCAGGCTCGCCGGGTAATGGATCGCCTCGTCGGGTATCAAGTAAGCCCGATCCTCTGGAAGACTGTCACCGGAGGTCTCTCGGCTGGACGGGTGCAATCGGTCGCTCTGCGTATCCTCTGCGAGCGGGAAGCCGAGATCGAGGCTTTTGTTCCGACTGAGTTCTGGACCATCGATGGTCGATTCAAAGGCGGGGGGGGGGTGCCCTTCCTCGCCCGGCTCAGCGAGTTTGACGGTAAGAAGGTCGAGATCGGCGAGGAAGGGGCTGCCAAATCCGTCGTCGATCGCCTGAAGCCGCAGACTTACTCGGTCGAATCAGTCAAGAAGGTGCGCCGCAAACGTGCCCCCTATCCTCCCTACACTACCAGCACCCTTCAGCAAGATGCCGGCCGGCGGCTCGGCTTCAGCGTCAAGCGGACGATGGCGGTTGCACAACGGCTCTACGAAGGCGTCGAACTCGGCAGTCGCGGTGCCGTCGGGCTGATTACCTACATGCGCACCGACTCGATGCGCGTCTCAAGCGAAGCCATCGCTGCCGCTCGCGACTACATCGCATCGCACTTTGGAACTCCAGCGGTATCGCGCGAACCGCGGGTCTATCGCAACAAGAAAGGTGCGGTACAGGATGCTCACGAAGCGATCCGGCCGACCGACGTCAGACTTTCGCCGCAGGAACTAAAAGGGCTTCTTGGCGGTGACGAAATGAAACTCTATGACCTCATCTGGCGCCGCTTCGTAGCCACCCAGATGAAGGATGCCGAATACGACCAAACCACAGTTCGAATCCACGGCAGCGAAGGCGCCCTTTTCAAATCTACCGGCCAGGTGCTGATTCTGCCCGGATTCCTGCAGGTGATGGCCGATCTAAAGGTTTCGGATGATAAAACGGATGAGGCTGACAAGTCGGGAGAGCCTCCCGATACCGCGCTTCCGCCCGGCCTCGTCGAAGGGATGCCTCTTGCGCTACTTGATCTAATTCCGAAGCAGCGCTTCACCCAGCCGCCTCCGCACTACTCGGAAGCAAGCCTCGTTAAGGAACTCGACGAAAAAGGCATCGGCCGGCCTTCTACCTATGCCGCCATCATCTCGACTCTCTTTGACCGCACTTATGCCGAGCGTAGAGAAAAGGTCCTCCACCCGACACCACTCGGCAAGACCGTGAACCGCATCCTCGTCGATCTCTTTCCGCAGATATTCTCCGTCGAGTTCACAGCCCGGATGGAAGAGGAACTCGACCGGATAGAAGAAAAGGGGGACGAGTGGCGCAAGGTCATGGGCGATTTCTATGGCCCTTTCAGCACTGCACTGGCGGCTGCCGATAAAGCCAAGGGCGACTTGAAGAAAGAGACGCTGGAGCCGGTTGGGCGCGACTGCCCGCAGTGCGGCAGCCCGCTCGTCTATCATTTTGGCCGGCGTGGCCGGTTCATCGCCTGCACCGGATTCCCCAAATGCCGCTACAGCGAGGGCATCGAAGAGAATGCGCCTCCCGTCGAGAGCGATACGCCCTGCCCCCTTTGCGGAGGCAAAATGCTTGTCCGCAGCGGCCGGTTTGGCAAGTTCCTCGGATGCATCAACTATCCTAAATGTAAGGGTCTTCTTCCACTCAAGACCGAGCACGCTTGTCCCAGGGAGGGCTGCACCGGGCACATCGTCGAGCGACGTTCAAAGTCCGGCAAGGTTTTCTTCGGATGCTCGCACTACCCCGACTGCGATTTTGTGACCTGGGACTCACCGACGGCAGGACCTTGTTCGCAGTGTAAAGCTCCTACGCTATTCGAAAAAAAGAGTAAAGCCGGGACGCAGGTCCACTGTCGCCGCTGCGATTGGAAGGGCGAAGCCGGTGGATAGCGACCTTATTAGAGGCTTTCTGAATATTCTAAACACCCGCCGGTTCAGTCCTCACACCCTGCGCGCCTACGAGAAAGATCTGCTGGAGTTCGCCGCGTATCTGGACGAGCGCAAGAAGGATTCACTTCTCGCCGACTTCCGCATCATCCGCGATCATCTTTACAACCTGCACCGGCGCGGTCTTGCACCGCGATCGATCGGTCGCAAGTTCGCCGCCATTAAAGCCTACTATCGCCATCTGATGCGTGTTGGAAGCATATCCGACAACCCCACCCGTCCGGTTCAGGCGCCCCGCGAGCGGCGAAGCCTTCCCAAACCGCTTCCCCGTGAGGAATTGGCAAAGGCCCTTGACAGGCAGATTGAAGATGCCCTTGCCATTCGCGACCGGGCAATGGTCGAACTACTTTATGGCTGCGGGCTGCGCATATCGGAGTTGACCGGGCTAGACATCGTATCACTTAATGACAAAGTCCTCCGCGTTTACGGTAAGGGAGGCAAGGAGCGAATCACTCCGCTGCCCGGTAAGGCCATTAACGCCTTGGCAGCTTATGTTCCTGTTCGTGCAATCCTTTCAACCGGCCGGTCGGATGAGCCGGCCTTGTTCCTGAGTCGTAGTGGAAAACGGCTCACTGCGCGCGATGCCCGTCGGAGGGTCGAACTGTATCTTGACGCGCTGAGTGACGGCCGAACGCCCCATCCCCATCGCCTCCGCCATTCCTTTGCGACGCACCTCCTCGACAACGGCGCCGGCCTAAGGGAAGTGCAGGAACTGCTCGGGCACGCCAGCCCGCAAACCACCCAAATTTACACTCACGTCGGTATCGAACGGCTGCTCAAGGTCTATCGTCAGGCTCATCCGCGGGCGGGTGAGCCGGTGGAGACCACTGACGCTTTGCTCAGCCCTGTACCGACACCCACCCAGGTCAAAGCGGGAGACATAGAATGAAAGTCACCATATCCGCACGGCACTTCGAAGCCAGCGACAAACTGCAGACCTTTGCGGTCCGTGAGGTTGAGAGACTTCGCAAGTTCTTCGACGGTCAGGCGACCGCTGAGGCAATCCTCGAAGAAAATGGGTCGCAGAAGTCCGTTGAACTGCGCCTGACAATGCTCGGTAAACTGCTGCCGGCGCGGGTCGAAGGCGCCGACTTTTACGCCATTATTCCTCAGGCGGTCGAAAAGATCGCCCGGCAGGTAAAGGCTACCAAGGAAAAAGTCTATTATCCCCGATAAGATAAATTGCCAGGATAGCATTTCGCCTGAACATATGAGCACTTATCGGGGGTTTACTTGCCGCTGACCATCCGCGACTTTCTCGCGGATAACCGCGAAGCACTGGGACTTAGGCTCGTGGCCGGCAAGTCTGGTTCAGGCGCAGTCCTGACCGATGCCGAGCCGCGCCGCCCCGCATTTGCCGGACGAAAGCTTGAAGACGTCAGCCCGCCGGTTGGCGTCGTCCTGATCGGGGATGAAGACTATAAGCATCTTAGCGCGCTATCTGATGCGCAGCGCAGCCGGTTATTGCAGGGTTATATCCGTCCGCCGCTCGAGTGCATTATCCTTGCCGGTGAATACGCCAGGATAGCACCCATAAGACCGCTCGCTAACCAGCGGGGCATCGCACTGATTCAAACCTCGCTGCCTGGAACCGAAGTCCTGCGGACGCTCTTCGACTACCTTGCCCGCATGCTCGCACCGACCGAGCAAATACACGGGACTTTGGTTGATATTCATGGCACCGGCGTCCTCTTCATTGGACGCGCAGGCATCGGCAAAAGCGAAATTGCCCTTGATCTGGTCGAACGAGGGCATAGGTTGGTAGCGGACGATGTGGTGATCCTCCGGCGCTACTCGCCGGGGATTCTGATCGGCAGCGGCCCGGAGTTGCTGAAGCACTTCCTCGAGATTCGCGGCATCGGCATCATCGATGTGCGCAAGTTGTTCGGGGTTCGAGCGATCCGTCTCCAGAAACGGGTCGAGACGGTCGTCGAACTTCTCGACTGGGACGGGAGCGAAGACTACGAGCGGCTCGGCCTTGATGAGCGGACGATCAGATTCATTGGTGTCGATCTACCGTACGTGAGGCTTCCGATCTTCCCGGGCAAGAACATCACCGTGCTGGCAGAAGCCATCGCGCTCGGACTGCATCTGAAAATCTACGGTGAAAGCCCGGCGGCAGAGTTATCGAGTCGGCAATCCGAACTGATGCGCCGCCGCCGGATCGAAGGCTATCTTCGCAGCGATCCGGAGTAGAACATTTCGACATTTGGACGAGGAGTGTATAAAGGGGTGCATCAAAAATGTCATCCTGAACGAAGTGAAGGATCTCGTCTGGAATTGCCTAACTTCGGGTCGGGGTGCTTCACTGTGTTCAGCATGACAAGTTTTCTTGTTGACACTCTTTTTCAAGTGGTGGGTGGACGCCCCCGTCAGCCCACACCACACCAACACGTCTTGCGCCGGACGAAGGCGTCCGGTGTGCATAAATGAAACTCACGCACTCTTTACATATTCTATGGGGGGAAAGAACGTCTTTGGGGGAAGGGAGTAATGAACATCACGGTACTTTCGACCTGGCAAAGCCTTTTGAAGGCAGCGCGAGGCGACCATCCCGCCGATCTTCTTATTCGTAATGCGCGCATTGTTAACGTT contains:
- a CDS encoding tyrosine recombinase XerC, giving the protein MDSDLIRGFLNILNTRRFSPHTLRAYEKDLLEFAAYLDERKKDSLLADFRIIRDHLYNLHRRGLAPRSIGRKFAAIKAYYRHLMRVGSISDNPTRPVQAPRERRSLPKPLPREELAKALDRQIEDALAIRDRAMVELLYGCGLRISELTGLDIVSLNDKVLRVYGKGGKERITPLPGKAINALAAYVPVRAILSTGRSDEPALFLSRSGKRLTARDARRRVELYLDALSDGRTPHPHRLRHSFATHLLDNGAGLREVQELLGHASPQTTQIYTHVGIERLLKVYRQAHPRAGEPVETTDALLSPVPTPTQVKAGDIE
- a CDS encoding metallophosphoesterase family protein — protein: MAGLRLAIISDVHSNLPALEAVLDSAYREGCQNVVCLGDVVGYGASPIQCLDLLEEKGIPVILGNHDAAAAGRLSLDYLNEHARTAIEWTIHEIGPARRERLARLPATLEREGMLFVHASPFEPLNWHYIFNQSEARVAFREFVQPVCFVGHTHFPVSFQNPSDGRRLINVGSVGQPRDRDNRACYGIFDTTTATFRWERVEYDIGTAVRAIIQAELPRYLADRLRMGV
- the hprK gene encoding HPr(Ser) kinase/phosphatase translates to MPLTIRDFLADNREALGLRLVAGKSGSGAVLTDAEPRRPAFAGRKLEDVSPPVGVVLIGDEDYKHLSALSDAQRSRLLQGYIRPPLECIILAGEYARIAPIRPLANQRGIALIQTSLPGTEVLRTLFDYLARMLAPTEQIHGTLVDIHGTGVLFIGRAGIGKSEIALDLVERGHRLVADDVVILRRYSPGILIGSGPELLKHFLEIRGIGIIDVRKLFGVRAIRLQKRVETVVELLDWDGSEDYERLGLDERTIRFIGVDLPYVRLPIFPGKNITVLAEAIALGLHLKIYGESPAAELSSRQSELMRRRRIEGYLRSDPE
- the topA gene encoding type I DNA topoisomerase, producing the protein MVESPTKARTLTRYLGSGYTVLASGGHVRDLPEREIGVDIARGFEPKYVELPDRAKIVGTLRKAAREAKQILLATDPDREGEAIAWHLSELIGRPLSDFGRVQFHEITRHAVEEAINHPGAIDMQKVDAQQARRVMDRLVGYQVSPILWKTVTGGLSAGRVQSVALRILCEREAEIEAFVPTEFWTIDGRFKGGGGVPFLARLSEFDGKKVEIGEEGAAKSVVDRLKPQTYSVESVKKVRRKRAPYPPYTTSTLQQDAGRRLGFSVKRTMAVAQRLYEGVELGSRGAVGLITYMRTDSMRVSSEAIAAARDYIASHFGTPAVSREPRVYRNKKGAVQDAHEAIRPTDVRLSPQELKGLLGGDEMKLYDLIWRRFVATQMKDAEYDQTTVRIHGSEGALFKSTGQVLILPGFLQVMADLKVSDDKTDEADKSGEPPDTALPPGLVEGMPLALLDLIPKQRFTQPPPHYSEASLVKELDEKGIGRPSTYAAIISTLFDRTYAERREKVLHPTPLGKTVNRILVDLFPQIFSVEFTARMEEELDRIEEKGDEWRKVMGDFYGPFSTALAAADKAKGDLKKETLEPVGRDCPQCGSPLVYHFGRRGRFIACTGFPKCRYSEGIEENAPPVESDTPCPLCGGKMLVRSGRFGKFLGCINYPKCKGLLPLKTEHACPREGCTGHIVERRSKSGKVFFGCSHYPDCDFVTWDSPTAGPCSQCKAPTLFEKKSKAGTQVHCRRCDWKGEAGG
- the secA gene encoding preprotein translocase subunit SecA, which translates into the protein MLTGIFSSLFGSKYDRQLKKIWPMVADINRHFEHFRTTLSDDDLPRRTEEFQQRIKAGETSDDLLPEAFALVKDACRRALGRQWLVVGQPVVWDMVPYDVQLIGGIVLHEGKISEMATGEGKTLVATMPLYLNALEGRGAHLITVNDYLAQRDSDWMGGIFQMLGLSVGCILNSMNSAQRRAAYACDITYGTNNEFGFDYLRDNMAIAVEDIVQRGHHYSIVDEVDSVLVDEARTPLIIAGPVRQSTQLYEQLKPSVERLVRAQRDRISEIVSEAEKLLASDKDEDQYELGRLVLKAYRAQPKHKRLTKLTAEEGVKALMRSVENDYLRDKVLHELDEELLFVIDEKQHTIDLTDEGRQLLASYEGSDADLFLLPDLAEEIHAIESRDDLEPAERERQRDELNASYAVKAERIQNISQLLRAYSLYEKDVEYVVQDGKVLIVDEFTGRLMPGRRYSDGLHQAIEAKEGVKIEGETQTIATITLQNYFRLYGKLAGMTGTAETEEGEFWDIYKLEVVVIPTNEKVRRVDQDDVIFKTKREKFNAIIEEIKALHDDGLPVLVGTTSVDVSETLSRMLRRQGIPHDVLNAKQHQREAEIVKNAGQPGAVTIATNMAGRGTDIKLGAGVVRLPEGNASRDAAEGGLQIIGTERHESRRIDRQLRGRAGRQGDPGASIFFLSLEDDLMRLFGSERIAGIMDRLGVKEGEVITHPMITRSIEKAQKRVEAYHFGIRKHLLEYDDVMNQQREVIYGRRRSLLFDPDIRNVISDLVSEHLEAMFEECANPRETPDLWNQEELHHRLRRNLQLETPPQSEWGRFTKPADWVEYLTERALQAFDRRRDLYGRERFEPFVRWVALRTVDEKWKDHLYDMDRLKEGVGLRAYGQRDPLIEYKKEGFELFAALLESINEETLRIVYNAVIQEPAAVRPVAPTRVSYLKPEAVAAPVGGAGETDDDGEGEPVAAGPARRPLPRREPVRVVATVGRNDPCPCGSGKKFKKCHGA
- the raiA gene encoding ribosome-associated translation inhibitor RaiA, whose translation is MKVTISARHFEASDKLQTFAVREVERLRKFFDGQATAEAILEENGSQKSVELRLTMLGKLLPARVEGADFYAIIPQAVEKIARQVKATKEKVYYPR
- a CDS encoding DUF494 domain-containing protein, with amino-acid sequence MERHIVEILVILMREYPEGAIRPEEFEPLANNLIGLGYTQNEIESALFWFYNRQEVNRSTPTQAHGLMPGAVRMLHEVERSVITPKAYGYLIELNQLGLITLEEMDSIIERSVVMGGRKVDIDDMKMFIAAQILDRSNEAGFVAPGNFAKNPTETVH